Proteins encoded by one window of Cyclobacteriaceae bacterium:
- a CDS encoding superoxide dismutase, with product MPFTLPNLPYAFNALEPHIDARTMEIHHGKHHNAYVTNLNNAVAGKPEENLSIEEICKNISKYPVAVRNNGGGHYNHSLFWTIMGPNAGGAPTGALADAINSAFGNFDEFKTKFAAAGAGRFGSGWAWLIVDGSGKLQITSTPNQDNPLMDVAEVKGTPILGCDVWEHAYYLNYQNRRPDYITAWWNVVNWGEVAKRFAAAK from the coding sequence GCCGTTTACATTGCCCAATTTACCGTACGCTTTTAATGCACTTGAACCTCATATCGATGCACGTACCATGGAAATCCACCATGGCAAGCATCACAATGCTTATGTAACCAACCTGAACAATGCGGTTGCGGGTAAGCCCGAAGAAAACCTGAGCATTGAAGAAATCTGTAAAAATATTTCCAAGTACCCGGTAGCTGTTCGCAACAACGGTGGCGGTCATTATAACCACAGCTTGTTCTGGACCATTATGGGTCCGAATGCGGGAGGTGCGCCAACCGGTGCGTTGGCTGATGCCATCAACAGTGCCTTTGGAAATTTTGATGAATTTAAAACCAAGTTTGCAGCTGCCGGTGCAGGCCGTTTCGGTTCCGGCTGGGCGTGGCTGATTGTGGATGGCTCAGGCAAGTTGCAAATCACCTCCACACCGAATCAGGATAACCCGTTGATGGATGTAGCCGAAGTTAAGGGCACACCCATTTTAGGTTGCGATGTGTGGGAGCATGCCTATTACCTGAATTACCAAAACCGCAGACCGGATTACATCACCGCGTGGTGGAATGTGGTGAATTGGGGAGAAGTGGCGAAGCGATTTGCTGCTGCGAAGTAA